TGCTGCAATGGCTGAATTCATTGCTTCAGGGTGAATTTGTGTAATTGGAAAATTTTTAAAGACAAAGCGTACTTTGCCTTTATACTCTTTTAATATTTCTTCTACAACTTTATTGGCATTTGCACAGAAAGGACATTGAAAATCGGCAAATTCAACGATTGTAATAGGCGCATCGTTTGCACCCCTACTTGGTGAGTTTCCGACATCAATTTTTACTTTGGGCTGAAATGGTTTTGGCATTCCTGTGACTTCAATTATCCCTTTTGCGCTCGCATCGGCTATAAAGTTTTTAAAATATGTATTTCTTTTTTCTTCACTTAAATAATTACGGACCATAGCAGCTTGTTCGTTAAAAGGTTTTCCTTTTAAGCGGGGGTGGTCAGCATTTTGTGTTATAAAAGATTTGATTTCTTCTGGGGATACAGTTTGAATTTCTTCGAGAAACATCTGTTGTGCAGTGGATAAACTTGCGATATTTTTTTTCTTCATATAGTCTTTAATGACATTATCAAAATATCTTTTTGCTAATAATTCTTCAACTATAGTATACACTTTAC
The sequence above is drawn from the Fluviispira vulneris genome and encodes:
- a CDS encoding DsbA family protein; the encoded protein is MSSGKFIIGGVFIIAAIAGSIPLFFHDYKRFSNSNSTTPSAVSIPKSLDFSQNFSADSLGTYSNTILKRSELSSQERQSLFDAESKVYTIVEELLAKRYFDNVIKDYMKKKNIASLSTAQQMFLEEIQTVSPEEIKSFITQNADHPRLKGKPFNEQAAMVRNYLSEEKRNTYFKNFIADASAKGIIEVTGMPKPFQPKVKIDVGNSPSRGANDAPITIVEFADFQCPFCANANKVVEEILKEYKGKVRFVFKNFPITQIHPEAMNSAIAAECAYQQNKYWQMHEALFANNTKLGPALYNKIAQNIGLNLNEFNKCKNDSSVKEKIVSEIEYGQKLGINATPAFYINGTQLMGAQPKIEFDQIIKKELAAKN